A single genomic interval of Scylla paramamosain isolate STU-SP2022 chromosome 12, ASM3559412v1, whole genome shotgun sequence harbors:
- the LOC135105485 gene encoding uncharacterized protein LOC135105485 yields MRPASGMWYLVVVLVVMTPLAQATLSLAVLPAVASVGGLAALKLLKYVGLSKLKNAVSNSGLDAITDLDDSGNDYYDRQPLFVAPPPTIVAPSPSYFASPPSYYPPSFTPLPLSSPPAFYIVPASGFHNFRTRRDVSRASGSGAEAEKVALKSEREYFDMISGLDRDGCVLRAVCEVASEPVHTLTEDEKTIMAAFSAPYKPSRRGPTTWRDIYYQALWVGRTASDATTTCAKTYTRCPVPARELLKALQEQERQKEGKASRQ; encoded by the exons ATGCGGCCAGCCAGTGGGATGTGGtatctggtggtggtgttggtggtaatgaCGCCACTCGCACAGGCTACACTGTCCCTCGCCGTCCTGCCCGCTGTGGCTTCCGTCGGTGGCCTCGCTGCCCTTAAG CTTCTGAAGTACGTGGGTTTGTCGAAGCTTAAAAATGCAGTCTCCAACAGTGGCCTGGATGCCATCACTGACCTTGATGACTCCGGGAATGACTACTACGACCGCCAGCCCCTCTTCGTGGCACCGCCCCCTACCATCGTCGCGCCGTCCCCCTCCTACTTTGCTTCGCCTCCCTCCTACTACCCACCCTCCTTTactcccctccctctgtccaGCCCCCCCGCCTTCTATATAGTCCCTGCCTCAGGCTTCCACAACTTTAGGACTCGCCGAGACGTTTCG AGAGCGTCAGGTTCCGGGGCGGAGGCGGAGAAGGTGGCGTTAAAGTCTGAGAGGGAATATTTCGACATGATCAGTGGCCTGGACCGCGATGGGTGTGTGCTGCGAGCGGTGTGTGAGGTGGCCAGCGAACCTGTGCACACGCTGACGGAGGACGAGAAGACGATAATGGCTGCCTttag CGCTCCTTACAAACCGTCCCGCCGAGGCCCAACCACTTGGAGGGACATTTACTATCAAGCGCTGTGGGTTGGCAGGACAGCGAgcgacgccaccaccacctgcgccAAGACGTACACCAGGTGCCCTGTTCCTGCCCGAGAGCTGCTCAAGGCGCTGCAAGAGCAGGAgcgacagaaggaaggaaaagcgtCACGCCAGTAA
- the LOC135105484 gene encoding uncharacterized protein LOC135105484 — protein sequence MKVWGTCWLGLLLLLLPLVASSEDQQGTDDASSGQLNPNVAQDRMAAALPDDDDGDVFEGKVADQIAVETVDRHVAVGKPYPVQAIPVPVRFPVYPGKLVLPDHAGGRQRAKAKDGTGPVHHQGPPKRHTVRSRLPPPPPPSPSGVIYKARQPVGPGLKVPGPRKPLHPPPPPAYSGPPPPPTYSGPPPPPPPRKPVHSGPTPLPHHGPPQPVGPDYGSPKPGDVFSAGASTGKGAGGGHGGGSHVPQPILSTFAPAPLQSAASVHLPGAVLPPPPQNFYNGPPPPPINVGIGHSPDADVSGSANAYVPPEALAPADPWPTAAPEMPKITSLDVKCEKNLMKVSITFDKPFYGIIFSKGHYSNVHCVHLPAGLGRSQATFDISINACGTTGNTENGLYGYGSQSGSGTYFENTIVVQYDPQVQEVWDQARKLRCTWHDQYEKSVTFRPFPVDMLDVVRADFAGDNVGCWMQIQVGKGPWASEVSGLVKIGQTMTMVLAIKDDDNKFDMLVRNCMAHDGKRAPIQLVDQRGCVSRPKLMSKFTKIKNFGSSASVLSYAHFQAFKFPDSMEVHFQCTIQICRYQCPEQCSGAGGVIPGDSYDVPGRAKREVENENGEEKEEKTEEEEEEEVDKQKDIGVNRVIQVVSIRDLPFVQDKKEGSETELRESETSTLVVPQVEDQSGLICMSTPGFAATLIVLLAILIVSCLMSAFLCLRFRSNGDTRSIISSTYDNPAFMHKKGLF from the coding sequence GTGGCGAGCAGCGAGGATCAGCAGGGAACGGATGACGCCTCCTCCGGGCAACTCAACCCTAATGTGGCTCAGGATCGAATGGCGGCCGCTCTGCCCGATGACGATGACGGCGACGTGTTTGAGGGCAAGGTAGCAGACCAGATCGCGGTGGAGACAGTGGACCGCCACGTGGCCGTCGGGAAGCCCTACCCGGTCCAGGCCATCCCGGTGCCGGTTCGCTTCCCGGTGTACCCTGGAAAGCTGGTCCTTCCTGACCACGCCGGCGGCAGACAGCGCGCCAAGGCCAAGGATGGCACTGGCCCGGTCCATCACCAGGGCCCGCCCAAGCGTCATACAGTtcgttctcgtcttcctccacctcccccaccatCTCCCTCAGGAGTCATTTACAAGGCAAGGCAGCCTGTAGGCCCCGGGCTCAAAGTACCCGGTCCACGCAAGCCCCTACACCCACCTCCTCCGCCTGCCTACTCTGGTCCTCCTCCGCCACCCACGTACTCtggcccccctcctcctcctccaccacgcaAACCTGTCCACTCAGGCCCCACTCCTTTGCCTCATCACGGTCCGCCTCAACCAGTGGGTCCAGACTACGGCTCCCCCAAGCCAGGTGATGTGTTCTCTGCGGGAGCCAGCACCGGCAAGGGCGCGGGTGGCGGCCACGGCGGCGGTTCCCACGTGCCTCAGCCAATTCTCTCCACCTTTGCTCCCGCGCCCCTCCAGAGTGCCGCGTCAGTACATCTGCCTGGAGCGgtcctgcctccaccaccacagaacTTCTATAATggcccgccgccaccaccaatcAATGTCGGCATAGGCCACTCTCCCGACGCCGACGTGTCTGGCTCGGCCAACGCCTACGTGCCGCCCGAGGCTCTGGCGCCCGCAGATCCCTGGCCGACAGCCGCCCCGGAGATGCCCAAGATAACTTCTCTCGATGTAAAATGTGAAAAGAACTTAATGAAGGTGAGCATCACCTTCGACAAGCCCTTCTATGGCATCATCTTCAGCAAAGGTCACTACAGCAACGTGCATTGCGTGCACCTGCCCGCGGGTCTGGGTCGCTCGCAGGCCACCTTCGATATCTCGATCAACGCGTGCGGCACCACCGGAAACACCGAGAACGGCCTCTACGGCTACGGCAGCCAGAGCGGCTCAGGCACCTACTTCGAAAACACCATCGTCGTGCAGTACGATCCTCAGGTGCAGGAGGTGTGGGACCAGGCACGCAAGCTGAGGTGCACGTGGCACGACCAGTACGAGAAGTCTGTCACATTCCGACCATTCCCCGTGGACATGCTGGATGTTGTTCGCGCAGACTTCGCCGGGGACAACGTTGGCTGCTGGATGCAAATCCAGGTGGGCAAGGGCCCGTGGGCCTCGGAGGTGTCTGGCCTAGTAAAGATCGGCCAGACCATGACCATGGTGCTGGCCATCAAGGACGACGATAACAAATTCGACATGCTGGTACGCAACTGCATGGCGCATGACGGCAAGCGGGCGCCTATCCAGCTCGTGGACCAACGTGGCTGTGTCTCGCGCCCCAAGCTCATGTCCAAGTTCACCAAAATTAAGAACTTTGGCTCTTCAGCGTCTGTTCTCTCGTACGCTCACTTCCAGGCGTTCAAGTTCCCAGACTCAATGGAGGTTCACTTCCAGTGCACGATTCAGATCTGCCGCTACCAGTGCCCCGAGCAGTGCAGCGGTGCCGGCGGCGTCATCCCGGGAGACAGCTACGATGTGCCTGGCCGAGCCAAGCGAGAAGTcgagaatgaaaatggagaagaaaaagaagaaaaaactgaagaagaagaagaagaagaagtagacaaacaaaaggacattggcGTCAATCGCGTGATTCAAGTTGTGTCGATTCGCGATCTACCCTTCGTgcaggacaagaaggaaggcaGCGAGACCGAGCTGCGAGAGTCTGAGACATCCACACTGGTGGTACCCCAGGTGGAGGACCAGTCTGGCCTGATCTGTATGTCCACCCCAGGGTTCGCCGCGACCCTCATTGTCTTATTGGCAATACTCATCGTGTCGTGCCTCATGTCCGCCTTCCTCTGCCTGCGGTTCAGGAGTAACGGTGACACACGATCCATCATCTCGTCCACGTACGACAACCCGGCCTTCATGCACAAGAAAGGGCTCTTCTAG